In Aphelocoma coerulescens isolate FSJ_1873_10779 chromosome 13, UR_Acoe_1.0, whole genome shotgun sequence, the following are encoded in one genomic region:
- the ATOX1 gene encoding copper transport protein ATOX1 — protein MPKHEFFVDMTCEGCSNAVTRVLHRLGGVNFDIDLPNKKVCIDSEHNVDTLLETLKKTGKNASYLGEKSAQ, from the exons ATGCCG aaacaCGAGTTCTTTGTGGACATGACCTGTGAAGGCTGTTCCAATGCGGTCACCCGTGTCCTGCACAGGCTGGGAG gTGTCAACTTTGACATTGACCTGCCCAACAAGAAGGTGTGTATCGACTCGGAGCACAACGTTGACACCCTGTTGGAAACCCTCAAGAAGACTGGAAAGAATGCTTCCTACCTTGGGGAGAAGTCTGCACAGTAG